Within the Phalacrocorax aristotelis chromosome 13, bGulAri2.1, whole genome shotgun sequence genome, the region CAAATATTCATCCCGGGAACCTTGTTCCTGTCCAGGGAGGAGCATTCTCCTGCAATGGTCCCAATAGAACTATAGCTGAGCTCTGAGTCTATAAATGGTTAGAATTGCTCTCTTCTGGGACTGGCTTTCAATCAATCAGCAAATAAAACCTCTTGGAGAACTAAtggcttccaaaaaaaaaaaaatcccaatttgCTTTAGACAGTTTGCCAAGCAGGAAGAGGAGTGAAATATGTTGAGTGATTTATTACAAGTGATTTGCCAGCTCGAGCAAGTGCATCATTGCTCTGCttaatttaaagacaaaaaaagaacgCAGAGAGATGCAAAGACCTGCTCTAAAGCAGTTTGAATCCACTGCAAAAGACCGGGACATCCAGATTTCCAACCAGCAAGACCTTTGCATGTCACTCTCCACATTACCACTGCCCTTTCTTTCAAAGGTCTTCcattatttgtctttttttaaacctctgcACAGCTTACAACGTGAGAATGCCCGCTCACATGCTGTGCGGTGGTTTCCATTAATGCACTTCAAACCTGActtgcagctgctttgcttATTCACTCTGGAGCCTTCCCCGGTCCAGGGCCCTGCATCACGCTGTGTGCTGCTTCCCTGTGCTCGGAGGAATGGAGCGAAGCCATTAAACAACCTTCCTGTCTTAACAAATCCACTTTTGCAGCCGGGTCCCCTGAGAAGGAACAGtatggtgttttgttttggtgtgtgtcccccacccccaacagCTGCctcctttttacttttaaattaattcacaagtgaaatttaaaaaaattacatgaggAAAAGCCCCCAGGTGACCTTCACATACTGTGCATTCATGTCTGCCTACTTCTAACTTGGGTACCAGGGTAAGGTATAGCCTGAATAATAGCAAGACTAAAATATGTTGAGAATTGTTTAAACTGTAATCTCCGAAGACGTGGCTAGGAAATAATCCTCTCTTTTTAGCCTTATCATGGTAACAATGAGCACCAGTTTAATCCTAAGAGGAAGATGACTGGAAATAATGCATTTCCGCCACACTGTTCTCAAATCAGATGGCTGACATCTCCTTAGAGAGAAGAGAATTTGGGTTAAGTACACTGGGCTGCCACTGACAAAATCTACAAAGCACCTACAGGAGAAATACAGGCCTCACCATCTCAAGATGAAAGTTAagtatcaaaacaaaacaaaacatggagGGCATCCAATGCTTCTGCGCAGGGTGGATTTTCATTTACTGGAGCAGTACAGGGGGAAACATGGAGAGATGTATCTAAACATTGGCAGGCTGTGGGCTTAAATCTAACTGCATGTATCCTCGCCCGCTTTTAGGGGGAGAAATGATCCTGATTTGTTTCCATTGAAGTTCCCTCCCTTTAGCTGTAGGAACATCTCAAAGGCTTTACTACACATGCAGTTTTGAATTCTAATTGGTTGCTGATTAAACCCACCTGAAATTCATGTTCAAAATAAAAGACTGAGGAGCTATCACATGCAAGCCTGGCAGTAAAGGGACCATGGAGATTAGtgtcttgctttttctgtctttccttccaTGTCTCTTGCATTTTTCAAGCCTAATGCTCCAGTAAACAAATGCCTTAACCCCTCAGAGCGCTGGAGAACAGCAAGTGTTGATGCTGAAATCCTTTCCATGCATGGGCGTATTAGATTAAGCAATAAGTGGAGACCAGCAAAGCCTTTCTGAAGTCAGGAGTGGTTTGCTAGTTAAACCAGCTACGGATTTctccaaaacagcaaaaatatcaACCTCTGGCTTTGAAGATGCAGTTCATTTTCAGATGCCTATGCTGCCCCTTGTTCCcaaaactttctgaaattaGGATCTGTCACTACACATAGGAGATGGGCTCTGGATCAACCcgagaaactgggagggggggagagatggttttatttctctcaatCTTGCTagccgctctccagcagaaggaaaggaaatgcagaagatGCAGAGAAAGGTGGCGATTTGTGGGTTTTCTGGCGATGAACTGCCACGTTTGGGGAGGACCCGAGCAtccccatgggagcccaggaagACGGCAGCAGAGCGGGGCCGGCTGCCCCGGGGTCTGCGCCACCGGGGGGCTCCCGGTCCGGGACAGCGGGAGCTCCGGGCACCGGCCGCGCCAGGGGAGGATCTCCGGGGGCGCTTGCACCGGCCCAGGGCCGGATTTACTCCGGTGCGGGGACTCAGCCCGGGGGTGCGGAGTGGGGCACAGCAAGCGGAGCCGAGAcaccccgcccccaccccccaaatccCGTCCGCCCCGTCAGGGCTGCCCAGGACACCCCCCTTCCCGAGTCGgtccccccctcccagcctccgCCTCCTGCCCCGCCCGTCACCGCAAAGTTTGGCCACCCAGCCCGGGGAGGGCGGCGGCTGCCCGGCGCCGGCACCTCGGGGCGCCCCGGCCGCGGGGATCTCACCTGGATGACCGTCTTCAGCGTGGAGGCGTCCACGATGGTGGTGCAGATGAGGGAGTCGGGATTCTGCTCCTTGCCATAGATTTCCCCCATGGTGAAGATCATGGGGATGGCGAGGAAGAAGGAGGCGATCCAGATGCAGCTGATGAACTTCTTGGTGCGGCTGCGGGACATGATGCTCTTGGCTTTGAAGGGGTGGCAGATGGCCATGTAGCGCTCCACGCTGAGGCTGGCGATGTTGAGCGCCGTGGCGTAGGTGCAGGCGTCCCGGAGGAAGTAGTAGCCCTTGCAGACGGCCCCCCCGAAAGCCCAGGGGTGATGGACCCAGATGAAGTTGTAGAGCTCTATGGGCatgcagaggaggaagatgaggaggtCGGAGAAGGCGAGGCTGGCCAGGTGGTAGTGCACGGTGCTCTGCAGGTTCTGCAGCGACTTCTTGCGCACCAGCGTGTACGCCGTGATGGAGTTGCCCACGGTGCCCACCAAGAAAAGAGCCAGGTAGATGACGGTGACCATCACTTTGGAGTAGATGTCGGTATTGACGTCCAGGTCCTCCTCGTCGGGCCCTTTGGGGAGCAGGTCGGAGCGGTTGGAGGCGTTGGCATAGCCAGCGCTGGGGTGGAGGTGGAGGGGGCCGCCCGGCACGGCCGGGGCCGTGGCGTTCAGGTGCatccccggggccgggccggccccgccggggccgcaGCTCCGCCCGGCGCCGCGCTCggacccgccgccgcgccccgacGTGCCGCTGCCCCCGGCGGGGAAACTTGGCTCGTTTTAATGCGGCGGGGAGGAGGCGCCTGCCGCTCCCGGGCTGccgtgcgtgtgcgtgtgcgagacacacaccccccccgcAAACCACCCCCCCGAGCAGCTTCGGCTGTGAGCAGCCCGCAGCTCCGGCTCTCTCCTCCCTTCAGCTCCCCGGCGCCCAGATGCGccctgccagggcaggagccacgcacacacatacacacacccgCACACCCACGCGCGCGCCCAGCCGCCCCGGGAGACGGCGCTCCGCCGGGACCGCGCACCCCTGCCGGCGCTGCCG harbors:
- the NTSR1 gene encoding neurotensin receptor type 1; the protein is MHLNATAPAVPGGPLHLHPSAGYANASNRSDLLPKGPDEEDLDVNTDIYSKVMVTVIYLALFLVGTVGNSITAYTLVRKKSLQNLQSTVHYHLASLAFSDLLIFLLCMPIELYNFIWVHHPWAFGGAVCKGYYFLRDACTYATALNIASLSVERYMAICHPFKAKSIMSRSRTKKFISCIWIASFFLAIPMIFTMGEIYGKEQNPDSLICTTIVDASTLKTVIQVNTFISFVFPMVVISVLNTIIANQLMVMFKQAAQENQVCTIGGQQTMLSMSMEPSRVQALKHGVRVLRAVVIAFVVCWLPYHIRRLMFCYVPSSHWTDFLFNFYHYFYMLTNVLFYVSSAINPILYNLVSANFRQIFLSTLTLLCLPWRKKKKRLAFTRKSNSISSNHTFSSQVTRETTY